One genomic window of Onychostoma macrolepis isolate SWU-2019 chromosome 25, ASM1243209v1, whole genome shotgun sequence includes the following:
- the idh3a gene encoding isocitrate dehydrogenase [NAD] subunit alpha, mitochondrial isoform X2 encodes MAGNAWRSTVSRVMGAIKTQSPQPRTFSRGIQTVTLIPGDGIGPEISTAVMKIFEAAKAPIQWEERNVTAIKGPGGRWMIPPEAKESMDKNKIGLKGPLKTPIAAGHPSMNLLLRKTFDLYANVRPCVSIEGYKTPYTDVDLVTIRENTEGEYSGIEHLIVDGVVQSIKLITEDASRRIAEYAFEYARNNQRASVTAVHKANIMRMSDGLFLRKCREVAENFKDVKFTEMYLDTVCLNMVQDPSQFDVLVMPNLYGDILSDLCAGLIGGLGVTPSGNIGANGVAIFESVHGTAPDIAGKDLANPTALLLSAVMMLRHMGLHGHAKKIETACFDTIREKKVLTKDLGGNSKCSEFTGDICRRVQDME; translated from the exons ATTCAAACTGTAACGTTAATTCCTGGAGATGGAATCGGTCCAGAGATCTCCACTGCAGTAATGAAGATATTTGAAGCAGCTAAG GCCCCTATTCAATGGGAAGAGAGAAATGTCACCGCCATCAAAGGACCTGGAGGCAGATGGATGATCCCTCCTGAGGCCAAAGAGTCGatggacaaaaacaaaattggATTAAAAG gACCACTGAAAACACCAATTGCTGCTGGACACCCGTCCATGAACCTGCTGCTAAGGAAGACCTTTGACCTGTATGCTAATGTGCGTCCTTGTGTGTCAATTGAGGGCTATAAGACGCCTTACACTGATGTGGATCTGGTCACCatcagagaaaacacagaaggAGAGTACAGTGGGATTGAACATTTG ATTGTGGATGGAGTTGTGCAGAGtattaaactgatcacagaGGATGCCAGCAGGCGCATCGCTGAGTACGCATTTGAGTACGCCAGGAATAACCAAAGAGCCAGTGTCACGGCCGTTCACAAAGCCAACATCAT GCGAATGTCTGACGGTCTGTTTCTGAGGAAGTGCAGAGAGGTTGCTGAGAATTTCAAGGACGTGAAATTCACTGAGATGTATCTGGATACAGTCTGTCTTAAT ATGGTGCAAGATCCTTCTCAGTTTGATGTACTTGTAATGCCTAATCTTTATGGCGACATCTTGAG TGATCTGTGCGCTGGATTGATTGGGGGTCTTGGAGTCACTCCCAGTGGAAACATCGGAGCCAATGGTGTTGCCATATTTGAATCA GTACACGGAACTGCCCCCGACATTGCAGGCAAAGACCTGGCGAACCCCACTGCCCTTTTGCTCAGTGCCGTCATGATGCTGCGCCACATGGGACTTCATGGGCACGCTAAAAAGATTGAGACCGCCTGCTTCGACACCATACGGGAAAAAAAG GTTCTGACTAAAGACCTCGGTGGAAACTCTAAGTGCTCAGAGTTCACAGGTGACATCTGCCGAAGAGTGCAGGACATGGAATGA